ATCCAAAGCTATCTTATACCTCGTAGGCCAATCCAACAAGCCTCCCTTGCTACTATGCAACAAATCCCCCAAGCTCCCATTTGGCATATATTCATAAACCAGAAGCTTGCAATCTCTAGCATTGCAACAACACCACAATCTCACAATGTTCTTGTGCCTGATGTTTCCCAAAGTTTCAACTTCTGTTTCAAATTCATCTTTGTTGGAACTGCGACTTGTATCCTTTTTCTTGCTCTCTCCACTTAGTTTCTTCACTGCTACAGTCTCACCATTGCTGAGCACAACCTTGTAGACTTTCCCGGAACCTCCACTTCCAATCACATTATCTTCTTTAAGATAATCAAGGATCTCAAATTCACTGAAACCAATCTTATGGAAGGATCTCCACTTCGATGCAGTGACAACTCTCTTTGCTTTCTTCAAATTCTGGTACTTGAAGTAGAACCAAACAACACCAACAACAAACACTATGCCAGCAAGTATAAAAATCGACCGAAGAATCCACAAGTAACGCTGCTTCTTCGGATCACCCTCCTGTGGACAAAGATCCTCCAAATCACCACACAAACCTGGATTTCCCACAAAGCTACTCCGATACATCTCTTTAGCATAAAGTGGAGGGAGCGCCCCGGAGAGCATATTGTTCGACAAGTTCAACAAATTGAGCCTCAAATCGTCCAATTGTATCGGAATCTTCCCAGAGAAGTGATTCCCAGAAAGATCAAGATAATTAAGCACTTGCAAGCTCCCTATCTCATCTGGGATTGAACCAGATAACCTATTATTCGCCAAACTAAGCTCATTCAAGCTCTTCCAACCCTGAATTCCGGATGGAATCCCACCAGACAATTCATTGTCGTCAAGCACAAGCGTACTCAAGCTACTCAAATTAACCAAACTCCCTGGAATTGGACCCGTAAACAAGTTATCACTAGCCGAAAACTCAATCAGATTGTCTAAAAAACCAATCTCCGCAGGTAAATTACCCGAAAACTGATTTTTTGAAATCTTCAAAACAGAGAGATTATAAGCAGAGGCAATCCTATTAGAAACTTTCCCAGAAAATGAATTACCTTCAAGCTCAAACAAGTAAACTCGTGGTAGCCCCCAGAATTCCCCAGGAACAATGCCACTGAACCTATTATTCTTTAACCGAACCCGGCCTAAACTGTTGCATTTTCCCAGACTTTCTGGGATTTTTCCGGAAAATGAATTGTAAATCAAAATCAAGCCCTCCAACTCACCTTTTGCACACAAGCTCTCTGGTATCGCACCGGAGAATCCGTTGTATGAAACATCTAACCACTTCAATGGTGAGTTAAGCCCGAGCTGACTCGGTAACTCGCCAGTAAATAAATTGTTGAACAATTTGAGCTCGTATAAATTTGGTGACTTAGCTATGCTCTCTGGCAAAGTCCCTTCAAATCTGTTCTCAAACAAGTTCAGCGACTCGAGCTCCAACTGAGTCAACTCATTCGGGATTGTCCCAGTTAACTCATTCGTTGAGACATCAAAACTTCTTAGCAGGGTCAAGTTCGAAAAACCCAGAGGCAATTCACCTGATAAAGTGttattataaagctcaatttgCTCAACGCTCTTCAGCCAAGTGAGTGAGCTCGGTATGGACCCAGTAAGTCCATTCAGTGACAAATCAAGATGAGTCAACCGAGATAGCTTGCCTAAACTCTCGGGAATCGAACCCACGAGATTACAACCAGCAAGATAGAGCTGTACCAGGTTAGTCAGGTTACCGAGCTGACTCGGTATATGACCCGGGGCAAAGGGGTTATAACCCAGTAGAAGACGCTGGAGTGTGGAAATGTTACCAAGCACACTGGGTACTGTCCCAGTTAGCAAGTTCCCAGTAAGTGAAATCCACTCCAGCTTCTGGAACTCCCCGAACTTCGCCGGAATACCGCCGGAAAAATTGTTCATCTCCAAATTGAGTTCCTTGAGGTTTTTCAACTCGGACAGTGACTCGGGAAGGGACCCCACCAGAAGATTTTCACTCAAGTTAAGAACCTCAAGACTCTGACACGCGGCAATGTCAGAGGTGAGAGACGAGTTGATGGAATTGTTCAGCAGATTAACCGACTTCAGATTGGTCAGGCGGCAAAGGAAGTAAGGGAAGGGTCCCATGAGCCCCGAGTTAGAAAGATCGAGGGAGGTGACTCGTTGAGTCGACTTGTCGCAAGTAACACCATACCACCCGCACGGGGTGTCGTCCCTGTGGTTCCAAGAGGAGAGGGCGCGAGATGGATCGGAGAGACCGAGCTTGACTTGCTGGAGAAACAGGCCATCCTGGTTCAGCGAGTTGGACGTGACGAGTAGAGATAGAAAGAGAAGGGAAAGgtgaaaaaacatgttttttagagagagaaagagagggaaagTGGTGGGAAGTGTTTGAGTGTTTGGTTTTTCTGGGATAAGGGTTTTGAAGGGTACAAAAGTGGGGGCCAGTTACTAATAGTCTTGGAAAAACTTGGGTGGTGAGGGTAGATAAAAGACATGGGATTTGCAGTTCAAAGGTGGTGGAAAGTGGAAACTCTGGGGAGTCAATGGGAGTCAGTACAGAGTTGATAAAGAAACAATCTTGGAAGTTTCCATGCTTAGATTTTGGGAGTTTAATTAGAAGTTGAGTTCGTTTCATTAGGTTTGTAGTTAACCAAGAAACTTTATGCATCACATGGCCAAATAGTGCTGCAAAATCCTATCCTGCGGTGGtatatattcttgttttttaatagttgtttttaaaatattttttattttattataaaataatatttttttattttttaaaatttatttttcactcaatatattaaaataatatataaacattaaaaaattaatttaaagtaaaaaaatattaattttttatgaaaaacatgttgaaacaTGACCACAAACAAGCTCTATATGCCTACAAGAACGTTTTGAGAATCCATGAAaagtaactttttaaaaaataattttggtgaaaagtaaatttctaaaaaataaattattttttaatatttgatcatattataaaaaataagctaaaaaaatataatatattaagagAACAAAGACtaaatataacatattaaaaagttgaaaatgaatgaaactgaaaaaaatataattttataaattattttcaaataaaattaataataattaaaataatagagatcaaatctgacaaataaaaaaaattaaaaaatcaagaaattaaaaaaaattatttcataaattatttcaaataaaataaatagcaataaaaaaatatagatctaatttgatagatataaaatctcaattaagaaaataattaaaaaaaaataacaattaaaataataataataataataatcaaagttgatataaaaattaaattaaatcaaattataaggaatgaaattaaaaaaaatattaaaaacaaaatatataacaatcaaaatattgaataccaaatttaatataattaataaataacaagatattttttaatacttcattaattctaaaaagtgttttatgttcaaaataaaataaaaatacttttatgaaaatcaagctaaatttctctttaattaaaaaatattttttattgaccaaCTTTCTTAATAGtaaacaaacacataaaaaattagaaaataatttttaaaaattcattttatataaaataaacagaatctcagataaattattttaaataaaaatcataatagataaattatatttgaagattgatctgaaaaaattatttatgctaTCAGATTATCTGTTATGTCATGGAAACAATCAAATGgaattatttgtattaaaacTCATCACCCAAAAAGTTATGaggtatttatattaaaacaatattagcCTAACATATAACATAATGAAGGGAGTaagtttaaaaacataattcaatATTCATCATCCTGTCGACTCAACCTCGAcgcttgcattttaaaaatgaagatTGGGTTTTAAGACTAAGAACTTATcccaaatcaaatttttttttgaaacccaTATTGAGtttaggtaatttttttagaaaaaaacctgATAAGCACTTCATTacaaattcagaatataaaagCAATTTATTTTAGGAATAATATTTTAGGGTAATGAGTTTTTCCTTTGCTGTATATAACTAGCCCTAACCTAGGAATATCTGAAGCCGTAGGAATTGCTGCTAGCTATCCTGTAATTGGTTTATCCAAGAATAGAATTCTTTTGAGCACGTTTGGTgctcaaaaagaaaattcaatcgCACAATTGTACAAGCAAGCCAAACAAAATCCTAGACGAGTGTGAATGAGATCACATCGATTTGGAATCTGTCCTGGGCTTGAAAGGGGGTGTGTATAGTCATTTTAACCTGTAGAAAAGACATTTTTGCTGTAAATTATTGCAGCCCTGCTGAAGAGTCAGTGTGAACGAGAGAAAACAACGAAAAGCATGCATGCCTTTTTATGTGTTCCTTGGAAAGTGGAGTCGAAGACACTGTGATGTTTGAACGTTggaaaaaagggtttttttaaCGATGATTGATGGCACTGTTTTTGTCTTGGTCTCATGTAATGAAATAATGCAGCTGTAGCATCATCAATCCTTTCTCtgcttaactattttttaaaattttatccttgaaaATCAGACGTTGGAGaatagtaatttattttagatgatagtagtttttttaaaaaaatattttgagggtgtttgggagtgtggtagcggttgtttttcaaatagtttttcgtgctgaaaagcatgtcaataatgttttttcatttttttaaaatcatttttaatatcagcacataaaaacgatccagaaagtacaaaccgaactcaattttagcaaaaaaaaaaattgaatttttgcaaAAAGTTGTTTGGACCGCAGTGCCAAACagcttctttatatttttttatattttaaaaattatttttgacattaacatattaaaatatctgaaaacagtaaaaatatattaatttaaagcaaaataaaaaataaaaaaattaaaatttttttaaagtgcttttgaaacacaatgtcaaatattgttttgatgtttaaaataaaaaaagatcttgaaaaaagaattatttttatatttttttcaagtaaaatatattttttaaaaatacactacaccgaaatatcaaaaacataaatcaaattaaatgcaATTCCAGATAACGACATGAagcatttatttattcaaaaaaaaatattaatttaattaatttttaaatgtttcttaatggtttattaaaatcattcaaaaaatatatttaagaatacatagatttaatgattttaaaaaataagaaacatttaaaaaaaaaacacatgaaaggTAATTCCAAATGATGTCTAAATAGATAGACAGATCGAGCATGGAAAGTTATGATTGTGTACACATGAATGCATGTTAATGGATATTTACAAATTAAgaactaaattaatatttgatgaaCATTAAGGCCCGTTTGTCTAAACTTTTCAACCTACTCCTTACTTTGCAGATAAAAGAAAGGTTTTAAAAGGCTATCCAAACGAATTCTAAGAATTATTGAAGCTTGCCAGCgattcatgattttaatatttttttttttttggtataaccaTCCGGTTTCCAGCCACTGCTGACTAATCCGGATTCGAGCCGGGTGAGACCCGTGAGGACAGCAAAGCTCTCCCACATAGCACCGCTGCATACCCCAGGCTCGAACTCGAGACCTTGGTTAAGCTAGGACAGCCCTCTGCCAGCTGACCTACACGCTCGGTGACAAGCCCATTATGCAGCAGCAAGTTGTTCTAAAGTTGTTGCTCCAATCGCCAACCAACACGCAAAATTGGACTGCCTTCCCAGCAAAGAAAGGAAAGTCCTTGCGTTGATTAATCTTCGGGCATTGGACACCACAGAATTTTCAATCTTCTGCCTAGTTTGTTTCCATGAAAAGCGATTTTTTGGAAgttatttttcagatttttttttaatttagttgttCTTGTAAaagttaattaacaaaaaatactgtataattaaaaaaaattagtttgttttttataaaagcattttttttattttaaatcaaaaatatttttcagaaattataaaaaatttaaagatttcatattatttgttgattatatcaaatttggtctttaaattttttattgctatatattttagttttgactcttttattttatttaatttcattaattagaatttgatttggtttaatttaatttttatatgaactttgatttttatttttattattgttatttacttttttctttttattttttaattaaaactttttatttatcagatttGATCTGTATTCTTttgaatgttatttattttatttgagataatttatgaaattatatattttttaatttcattattttttaacttttctatCTATTTGTCTAAAATCATATCTAAAAACTTACCTTAAACCATAAATACTTGCTCGAACATAATCATAAAACCTAGATTAGATCGATTCAGGATAAGATTTGGGTTATGAATTTGaagagttaatttaaattttttaaaatataaaaataatgaaataacaaTGTTTTCATCaggattttttcaataataaattaataagttgAGAAATAAGTTTTGCCCCGAATCGAGCTgggtttttgataaaattattattcctTCAACATGTATTGATCTAAATCTTAAGTACATCGAGCTCTAGATCGACCATTAAACCAACctagattttaataattatacattGAAGAACAACTTAAtcattaaagtaaataaaaaaaaaagtaaaggaaaaaaagaaagaaaattgtcaatgatttggattttttaattgtagaaTGTACAGGGATATATGATGTGATTGTAGGAGTTGATTCCTAGCAAAGCTAGATGGGTTAGTGGGAGTAATTAGCAAAAAGGAGAAGTGGGATAATGATTATAAGGACAATATATGAACTTGAACGTGTGAATCCGGCAGATCTGCTTCAAAAAAGAATGGTTGCGATTGTTGAAAATTATGCTCCTCCtccatctatatatttttttattacaaagaagatctaacttttttttttcctttttcgtAGACTTTAATTATTCTTGGTGTCCAATTCGTACCGTAAGCCAGTCACGATGTCGAATGCCTGGTCTCCCTCTTCCCCTCTTTTTGACCAGTGATGCTCGCAAATGGTGAGAACGCGGttcctaaactttttttttttattattattgaaaattattattttttatattttttaaattattttgatatactaatttaaaaaaaaaaatttaaaaaaaaatattattttaatgcattttagtatgaaaaacgctttaaaaaataactataactataCTCCAAAAGAAGCCCTTAGATATAAAAcgtaatttatcaaaacataacataagctaaattttaatttattttagtttgaaaattaaTCTGGCCAAATACAATGttgatcaaattatatataagtgaggcttaactaaattaatttttaaaaatttttatttaaaataatattattttaaatttttaaaaacaattatccaacatgactttattttatttgtaaaaaaatatatatatatattttaagttaacCCGAATTCACAGTACAGACCAGTAACCTTATCTTGAGCAAGTTGTGATATCAGACTGATTCTTTCTTTTAGAATGGAAAAGAAAACGATTATATATCTGTTTAGACGTCTGAAAATTAATGACCATGATTGAAAGTCTATGGGAATTTGGTATAAGGGAGCTTTTGGAGATGCggggaacaatattttttaaaaaaaattttttttattaaaattaattttttttatatttttttaatataaaaaaaaaaaaaaaatatatattattttaaataaaaaatattttaaaaaataacacgacAACACTCATAATACACACTCACACACAGACCTAGAGCAACCTTAAAGTCTGAAACATGACATGATGATGCTCAGCAACATGGGTCTCATAGtgctataaaataaaacacgTATCGATCaatcttcattatttatatattaaattttgatttacacAATAACGAAATCATATTATTTCTGGTTTATCCAACATcgtatttaaaagaaaatagagaaacatTTATGGTTGGTTGTGGTAGAGGAACCAAGTTTTCTTTGTATAAAAGGTGGATTGCTTTCTCCAGAAAAAAGATGAGGAATTGTATTCCTGATAAGGTTTACAAGCTCAAGAATGTTTCGTTTCTAGGGAAAAAATGCAAGAATTCGAATACCTGGAAATCTTTTACAATACTCTTTCCTTCCCTTCCACTCCAATTTGATTATAAAGGTTATTGATTGGATCTAAAATGGCATctttgatctctctctctctctctctctctcttaattcctcccattgaaaataaataaaaatgtttttgtgtttttgtgttgGAATTCTAGATAGAGTTATGATGATGTGTTAGTGCAAGGCATCACGCAATGCATCGTACtaagagtaaaaaaataaagtttttaatgtGGTATATTAcattaataaatatgatttttttattaatataaatatttgggttaacttgtgcatatcttaactaatttcagagtcttgaaattaatgatcatttaaatttttagtagcTCTGAGACTCAAATTGATAATTTCTAGAGAACAAATTCAGAAATCTGACCAATTAAACTACACCCctcataatttaataaatagaattttaaaaacaagcGGAGCCAAATTAacattcattaattttaatcctaaattttttaaaattacaaaatatcagCTGTAATTTAAAGCTTTCTACATGGAAAATACATATTTTACCCCCTCCGACAATTATTACTCATTTATAAACCATTATTATTAGTTTACTTGATTTCAGAAATACCTTAATAGTAAAAACAATCCCCTTGTATTTAGATAAACACCACCTAAAAGctctttttatgtgaaaatcCGCTTGTATTTTTAGGAATCTGAGAAAGTTAATGCAGCCGCCATGTTAACGAATAACTCCTAGCACTCAACGATCCCTTCTCCTTTCTTTCATGGTCACACTTCTCTCCATAGTTGCTGTGCCGGTTCAAAgattgatacaaaaaaaaaaaaaaaagggccaagagtattaaattattagattaaaaaaaattaaaactacatttttttatttttaaaattttttagagtttattgTACTgagtttgaattaaatttaattaaaataataatttaatcaacCAATTAAGTTTCATAGAATTAATATTGTTACCAATCCAACTCAAAACTCAATATAAATCAAACCCTAGATTAGGAGTTTTTAGGATCTACATGCTGAAGTATACcgaatttaatattctttctCTGCCTCAATTTAAAGCTTCATTAAATGCCACTACAGATAGGCAATAGATTAGTCGATAGTGTGGCATATATACATTTATCAATGTCTACCTCCATCGTGCCGGCGAAGAAACGCTGATTGAAATATTATTGACTCATTGCATCGATTTGGAAAACGAAAACTCAAAATCGATGAGGACATTACTCCTCCATTGCCATGAGCACCATATATTGTTTAGTATTTTAGCTTTACTTTTGAAATAAAAGCTCAAATTAATAAGTAGGTTAATTCTCTTTACATTATGTTATAACTTTCGGTTGAgaaagttaatataataatattaatggatATAAAGAGTTTAGGTTATTATCTCAtcattttaagtttaaatttaaattttctatcaaatgaaaattgcataattattaatGCATATCATATgcatataaaagtattttaaacccgatacaatgatattttaaataattatcttttttattaataaaataacaacaataaaattcaatttttattttttattttttatcaaattttattttatagcacGTTTGATGTTGTAAAAAtgggttgtttttcaaaataattttaatgtagaTAACTTGCATACCATATG
This Populus alba chromosome 7, ASM523922v2, whole genome shotgun sequence DNA region includes the following protein-coding sequences:
- the LOC118059554 gene encoding receptor-like protein kinase HSL1, with product MFFHLSLLFLSLLVTSNSLNQDGLFLQQVKLGLSDPSRALSSWNHRDDTPCGWYGVTCDKSTQRVTSLDLSNSGLMGPFPYFLCRLTNLKSVNLLNNSINSSLTSDIAACQSLEVLNLSENLLVGSLPESLSELKNLKELNLEMNNFSGGIPAKFGEFQKLEWISLTGNLLTGTVPSVLGNISTLQRLLLGYNPFAPGHIPSQLGNLTNLVQLYLAGCNLVGSIPESLGKLSRLTHLDLSLNGLTGSIPSSLTWLKSVEQIELYNNTLSGELPLGFSNLTLLRSFDVSTNELTGTIPNELTQLELESLNLFENRFEGTLPESIAKSPNLYELKLFNNLFTGELPSQLGLNSPLKWLDVSYNGFSGAIPESLCAKGELEGLILIYNSFSGKIPESLGKCNSLGRVRLKNNRFSGIVPGEFWGLPRVYLFELEGNSFSGKVSNRIASAYNLSVLKISKNQFSGNLPAEIGFLDNLIEFSASDNLFTGPIPGSLVNLSSLSTLVLDDNELSGGIPSGIQGWKSLNELSLANNRLSGSIPDEIGSLQVLNYLDLSGNHFSGKIPIQLDDLRLNLLNLSNNMLSGALPPLYAKEMYRSSFVGNPGLCGDLEDLCPQEGDPKKQRYLWILRSIFILAGIVFVVGVVWFYFKYQNLKKAKRVVTASKWRSFHKIGFSEFEILDYLKEDNVIGSGGSGKVYKVVLSNGETVAVKKLSGESKKKDTSRSSNKDEFETEVETLGNIRHKNIVRLWCCCNARDCKLLVYEYMPNGSLGDLLHSSKGGLLDWPTRYKIALDAAEGLSYLHHDCVPPIVHRDVKSNNILLDAEFGARVADFGVAKVFQGVNKGTESMSVIAGSCGYIAPEYAYTVRVNEKSDIYSFGVVILELVTGRLPIDPEFGEKDLVKWVCTTLVDQNDMDLVIDPKLDSRYKDEISEVLDVGLRCTSSLPVDRPSMRRVVKMLQEAGMGNKPKANKSDGKLSRFYHEVVSDQARIV